One stretch of Candidatus Bathyarchaeia archaeon DNA includes these proteins:
- the serS gene encoding serine--tRNA ligase has translation MLDIKLIRENPEMVKQNLAKRGAPENLTMLQELIDADKRWREDLTKLNELRHDRKVCTQEIATLKKAKQDAQIQVEKAKAIDAQTTSMQKEVCQLEAKTRDLLMKLPNLLHETVPFGTSDADNVEVKKWGNIRQFSFTPKSHIDLALDLDIVDMERAGKVAGARFFFFKGLGVMLDYALMQFAMETLAGKGYTLIEPPYLMKHEPYEGVTSLGDFVDVLYKVENEDLYLIATSEHPMAAMYMNEVLKQETLPLRLAGVSPCFRKEAGAHGKDTRGIFRTHQFNKIEQFIFCTPEDSWKMHEELAANCEEILQKLELPYHMVNVCTGDIGTVAAKKYDFEAWMPAQGAYREVISCSNCSDYQARRLGIRYREKEGAPPKGNPHTLNSTAIATGRTIVAILENYQQEDGSIQIPKVLQKYMGNTEKISIKR, from the coding sequence ATGTTAGACATCAAACTCATACGCGAAAACCCCGAAATGGTCAAACAAAACCTAGCTAAACGAGGCGCCCCAGAAAACCTCACCATGCTCCAAGAACTCATCGACGCCGACAAACGCTGGCGTGAAGACCTCACCAAACTCAACGAGTTACGCCATGACCGCAAAGTCTGCACCCAAGAAATTGCCACCCTCAAGAAAGCCAAACAAGACGCCCAAATCCAAGTGGAGAAAGCCAAAGCCATAGACGCCCAAACCACCAGCATGCAAAAAGAAGTCTGCCAACTGGAGGCAAAAACCCGCGACCTGCTCATGAAATTGCCAAACCTGCTGCACGAAACCGTGCCGTTTGGAACCAGCGACGCAGACAACGTAGAAGTCAAAAAGTGGGGCAACATCCGCCAGTTCAGCTTCACCCCCAAAAGCCACATCGACTTGGCTTTGGACTTGGATATTGTGGATATGGAGAGGGCGGGAAAAGTTGCAGGCGCACGATTCTTCTTCTTCAAAGGGTTGGGGGTCATGCTGGATTACGCGTTGATGCAGTTTGCCATGGAAACCCTCGCAGGCAAAGGCTACACGCTTATTGAGCCGCCGTACTTGATGAAGCATGAACCCTACGAAGGGGTAACCAGCCTTGGCGACTTCGTGGATGTGCTCTACAAGGTTGAAAATGAAGACCTCTACCTCATCGCCACCAGCGAGCACCCCATGGCAGCCATGTACATGAACGAAGTCCTCAAACAAGAAACCTTACCCCTCAGACTTGCTGGTGTCAGCCCATGTTTCCGCAAAGAAGCAGGCGCACATGGCAAAGACACACGCGGCATTTTCCGTACGCACCAATTCAACAAAATCGAGCAGTTCATTTTCTGCACGCCCGAGGACAGTTGGAAGATGCATGAAGAGTTAGCGGCGAACTGTGAGGAAATCTTGCAGAAACTGGAGTTGCCTTATCATATGGTGAATGTCTGCACGGGTGACATTGGTACTGTAGCCGCAAAGAAATATGACTTTGAGGCTTGGATGCCCGCGCAAGGTGCATACCGTGAAGTCATCAGCTGCAGCAACTGCAGTGACTATCAGGCGCGCAGACTTGGAATTCGGTACCGAGAAAAGGAAGGCGCTCCACCCAAAGGCAACCCACATACGCTAAACAGCACTGCGATAGCCACGGGCAGAACCATTGTTGCAATTTTAGAAAACTACCAGCAGGAAGATGGCAGTATCCAAATCCCCAAGGTACTGCAGAAGTACATGGGAAACACCGAAAAAATAAGCATCAAACGCTAA
- a CDS encoding Lrp/AsnC family transcriptional regulator, with protein MDKTDMNLIMLLVVNSRLSYAELAEKLNLSVNAVHKRIQLLIEAGVIRKFNAKPSLLAVNALVVYIFGTSTLSSFQDLPDKLKTQGSIYWLAMGSGKFLYIGAYLRNVADLEPLVSFVKKNAGLSEPVVGIMEPWLPWVDQFSKLKPADLVLCGLDYQIIHSLKADARKPVADVAAELTVSAKTVRRRLQRMVKNYLVELSLEWYPDKSNDITTIMELHLKPDADLKAVPYQIQRKYSPNALYYWCFANMPNTVTFVIWTNSMGELQKLRDDLEKEPAVASVVPYILYSGYMFETWRDQLPEKVSSVSST; from the coding sequence ATGGACAAAACGGACATGAACCTCATTATGCTTCTTGTAGTAAATTCTAGGCTTTCCTATGCTGAGCTTGCCGAGAAGCTAAACCTGTCCGTTAACGCCGTACACAAGCGCATCCAACTCCTAATTGAGGCGGGGGTTATCCGCAAGTTCAACGCCAAACCCAGCCTCTTAGCCGTAAACGCCCTGGTGGTCTACATTTTTGGGACCTCAACCCTTTCGAGTTTTCAGGATTTACCCGACAAACTCAAAACGCAGGGCTCCATTTACTGGCTTGCGATGGGCAGCGGAAAATTCCTCTACATCGGCGCCTACCTTAGAAACGTTGCGGACCTTGAGCCGCTTGTCAGCTTTGTCAAGAAGAACGCGGGGCTCTCTGAACCTGTTGTGGGGATAATGGAGCCCTGGCTTCCGTGGGTTGACCAGTTCTCCAAATTAAAGCCCGCTGACTTAGTTTTGTGTGGCTTGGATTACCAGATTATTCACTCCTTAAAGGCTGACGCACGTAAACCCGTCGCCGACGTAGCAGCCGAATTGACTGTTTCAGCTAAAACAGTTCGCCGCCGACTGCAACGCATGGTTAAAAATTACTTGGTTGAGCTTTCTTTGGAGTGGTACCCTGACAAATCAAACGACATCACCACAATTATGGAGTTGCATCTGAAACCCGATGCGGACCTGAAAGCTGTGCCTTACCAAATTCAGAGAAAGTACAGCCCCAACGCGCTTTACTACTGGTGTTTTGCCAACATGCCCAACACGGTGACCTTTGTTATCTGGACTAACAGTATGGGTGAGTTGCAGAAGTTGCGTGACGACTTGGAAAAGGAACCCGCGGTCGCGTCAGTGGTGCCCTACATACTTTATTCAGGCTACATGTTTGAGACATGGCGCGACCAGCTGCCAGAAAAGGTTTCGTCCGTTTCTTCAACTTGA
- a CDS encoding ABC transporter ATP-binding protein, whose translation MNQSAIVIENLSKKYSDVAALDDLNLQVAKGELFGLLGPNGAGKTTTINILCGLIKPTRGSAQILGYDVQKDSGKVKERIGVCTQETAIYPYLTAVENLELFGNLHTLDQKTLKTRGTLLLDKMGLTEDAKRKASKYSGGMKRRLSLALALIHDPEIAFLDEPTVAMDPQSRHAVWDFIKEQKSKGKTVILTTHHMEEAEELCDRIGIIDHGKLIALGTTKQLIAENGVKNLEEVFIQLTGRNIREEL comes from the coding sequence ATGAACCAATCAGCCATAGTAATCGAGAACTTATCCAAGAAATACTCCGATGTAGCTGCCCTTGACGACCTGAACTTGCAGGTTGCAAAAGGGGAACTGTTCGGGCTGCTGGGCCCCAACGGGGCAGGAAAAACCACAACCATAAACATCCTTTGCGGGCTCATTAAACCCACACGAGGCTCAGCCCAAATCCTCGGCTACGATGTACAAAAAGACAGCGGCAAAGTCAAAGAACGCATTGGCGTTTGCACTCAAGAAACCGCCATTTACCCATACCTTACTGCGGTTGAAAACCTTGAGCTTTTTGGCAACCTGCACACATTAGACCAAAAAACCCTCAAAACAAGAGGCACCCTGCTGCTTGACAAAATGGGGTTGACTGAAGATGCCAAACGGAAAGCCAGTAAGTACAGCGGCGGAATGAAACGTAGACTAAGCCTTGCTCTCGCGTTGATTCATGACCCCGAAATCGCTTTCCTTGACGAACCTACCGTGGCGATGGACCCCCAGTCGCGTCATGCAGTTTGGGATTTTATTAAAGAACAAAAAAGCAAAGGCAAAACCGTTATCTTAACCACGCATCACATGGAAGAAGCCGAAGAACTCTGTGACCGCATCGGCATCATTGACCACGGCAAACTCATCGCGTTGGGTACCACAAAGCAGCTTATCGCCGAAAACGGCGTCAAAAACCTTGAAGAAGTCTTCATTCAACTCACTGGACGCAACATACGGGAGGAACTATAA
- a CDS encoding DUF2095 family protein, translated as METERKSIRKMFPNLIRELENGENSVSIDGVRADAKKAEAVVTDVEETLIAEAEEALPDKFRHFNPTVEDFIRRCDTQDQAEEIICYLEKRGEITPEDACQVRAKLKKEGLRSFGPKKEADYYFKEGGIC; from the coding sequence GTGGAAACCGAAAGAAAATCCATCAGGAAAATGTTTCCGAACTTAATCAGAGAACTGGAAAACGGCGAAAACAGCGTCTCCATTGACGGGGTGCGAGCGGACGCCAAAAAAGCTGAAGCGGTAGTCACTGACGTCGAAGAAACCCTGATTGCAGAAGCCGAAGAAGCGTTACCCGACAAGTTTCGGCACTTCAATCCAACCGTGGAGGACTTCATACGCCGATGCGACACTCAAGACCAAGCCGAAGAAATCATCTGCTATCTGGAAAAGCGCGGCGAAATCACACCGGAAGATGCTTGCCAAGTGCGTGCGAAGCTGAAGAAGGAGGGCTTGCGTAGTTTTGGACCCAAAAAAGAAGCCGACTACTACTTCAAGGAAGGCGGCATCTGCTAA
- a CDS encoding DUF47 domain-containing protein: MERRSYDWFEKRRRTKGLELAHEQITKAFDTVTLLHKAMKSFSQGNLTDAQKDIFELYEAEEEVDKLRTDVFTELSKGAALVADYREDLLHLVKRLDTLADHTKDAARCLQMLGDAKIPPELCQKTVFMTGKLVDAAQALRGGIEKISSNGSEAIAAAKKVQKFEHDLDEEYLKTKALFVKYGAEVNSGAMIIFDDLIEFIEHAADMCADTADYIFVLSSQD, encoded by the coding sequence ATGGAACGAAGAAGCTACGACTGGTTTGAAAAACGTCGCCGAACAAAAGGGTTAGAGTTAGCCCATGAACAGATCACAAAAGCGTTTGATACTGTAACGCTTTTGCATAAAGCTATGAAAAGCTTCTCGCAAGGGAACTTAACCGACGCCCAGAAAGACATTTTCGAGTTGTATGAAGCAGAAGAGGAAGTTGACAAACTACGCACCGACGTATTCACTGAACTTTCCAAGGGAGCAGCGTTGGTTGCTGATTACCGGGAAGATTTGCTCCACTTGGTGAAAAGGTTAGACACCTTAGCGGACCACACTAAGGATGCTGCCAGATGTTTACAGATGCTTGGAGACGCAAAGATTCCACCTGAACTCTGCCAAAAAACAGTGTTCATGACAGGCAAGCTTGTGGATGCTGCACAGGCGTTGCGTGGAGGCATAGAAAAGATTTCGTCTAACGGTTCAGAAGCCATTGCCGCAGCCAAGAAAGTGCAGAAATTTGAGCATGACCTTGACGAAGAATACTTGAAAACCAAGGCATTGTTTGTCAAGTACGGAGCAGAAGTCAACTCTGGTGCCATGATTATCTTTGATGACTTAATCGAATTCATCGAGCACGCAGCCGACATGTGCGCCGACACCGCAGACTACATCTTTGTACTCTCAAGCCAAGATTAA
- a CDS encoding molybdenum cofactor biosynthesis protein MoaE, with translation MTHHAGVHEKGSFNLQNLVESIKKNKDFSETGAIGLFIGVARGESNEGQKVQKLTLEAYEEKANEVLEKICDDLNQKTGIVDVQIHHLLGDFEVGEDLVYVSVAGSHRPEVFSVLREAVERYKHEAPVFKKEQIIDEKGQTQAAWVSEKQQNTPQ, from the coding sequence ATGACACATCATGCGGGTGTGCATGAAAAAGGCAGTTTTAACCTACAGAACTTGGTGGAGAGCATCAAGAAAAACAAGGATTTCTCAGAAACAGGCGCCATCGGGTTGTTCATTGGGGTTGCGCGTGGCGAAAGCAATGAAGGGCAAAAAGTTCAAAAGTTAACGTTGGAGGCTTACGAGGAGAAAGCCAATGAGGTTTTGGAGAAAATCTGCGACGACCTCAACCAGAAAACGGGCATTGTTGATGTTCAGATTCATCATTTGCTGGGCGATTTTGAGGTGGGCGAAGACCTTGTGTATGTTTCGGTTGCGGGTTCCCATCGGCCAGAGGTGTTTTCGGTGCTGCGTGAAGCCGTAGAGCGGTATAAACATGAAGCACCAGTTTTCAAGAAAGAGCAAATCATCGACGAAAAAGGCCAAACACAGGCGGCGTGGGTTTCAGAAAAACAACAGAACACTCCGCAATAA
- a CDS encoding glycosyltransferase family 4 protein gives MKIAALVYEYPPKIVGGLGTYAAEITRKFVLQDHDVTVFTMNDDAGTLPTREIWRGIEIHRPLHLDISDSLPDVIAEDIRKWGRGIHLFGKLMVYNYLAASKLVNELIRMEGMQYDVVVAHDWLSAMGGITVKRESGLPFAFHVHSTEQGRTLGNGSSVVSNIELRGGLMADMVVTVSYAMKDELVQLGFPREKIHVCYNGVDPQKYNPQDMNAEDIRKIRALYGIKDEDYMILFLGRLVGVKGIDKLIMSMPHILPKFPNAKLVIVGVGELQEYLQNLVKTIRLDEYVRFRFDFIPEEERILHYAACDVAVFPSFYEPFGIVALEAMAMEKPVVVGAAGISGMREIVICCGEEQCGFHVDPNNPSDIAWGIKNALESPEKSKWLGKNGRKRVLNEFTWGKLAQKTVELYQKMARR, from the coding sequence ATGAAAATTGCTGCTCTCGTTTATGAGTATCCCCCAAAAATTGTAGGGGGTTTAGGAACCTACGCGGCGGAAATCACCCGCAAATTCGTTCTGCAAGACCACGACGTCACAGTCTTCACCATGAACGACGACGCAGGAACATTGCCCACCCGCGAGATTTGGCGAGGCATCGAAATTCACCGTCCTCTGCACCTTGACATATCCGACTCCCTGCCAGATGTGATAGCTGAGGACATCAGGAAGTGGGGTCGAGGCATTCACCTGTTTGGCAAACTGATGGTCTACAATTACTTGGCTGCGTCTAAGCTGGTTAACGAACTTATCCGCATGGAAGGCATGCAGTACGACGTTGTGGTTGCGCACGATTGGCTCTCCGCGATGGGTGGCATAACCGTGAAACGGGAAAGTGGCTTGCCTTTTGCTTTTCATGTGCACTCCACCGAGCAAGGTCGAACCTTGGGCAACGGCAGCAGCGTAGTCAGCAACATCGAACTGCGCGGCGGCTTGATGGCAGACATGGTTGTTACGGTTTCTTACGCAATGAAAGACGAACTTGTGCAGTTGGGTTTTCCACGCGAAAAAATCCATGTTTGCTACAACGGTGTTGACCCCCAAAAATACAACCCCCAAGACATGAACGCTGAGGATATCCGCAAGATACGCGCCCTTTACGGCATAAAAGACGAGGATTACATGATTCTGTTTCTGGGCAGGCTGGTCGGCGTGAAGGGTATCGACAAACTCATCATGTCCATGCCGCATATCTTGCCCAAGTTTCCCAACGCCAAACTTGTTATCGTAGGTGTGGGGGAGCTTCAAGAGTACTTGCAGAATCTGGTCAAAACCATCCGATTGGATGAGTATGTGCGGTTCCGCTTTGACTTCATTCCTGAAGAAGAACGCATCCTGCACTACGCTGCTTGTGACGTGGCGGTTTTTCCCAGCTTCTATGAACCTTTTGGAATTGTGGCGTTGGAAGCCATGGCTATGGAGAAACCCGTTGTAGTAGGCGCTGCAGGCATCAGCGGAATGCGTGAAATCGTCATCTGCTGCGGCGAGGAACAATGCGGCTTTCATGTTGACCCCAACAACCCCTCCGACATCGCGTGGGGCATAAAAAACGCCTTGGAGAGCCCTGAAAAAAGCAAATGGCTGGGCAAAAACGGCAGAAAACGTGTCCTAAACGAATTCACCTGGGGCAAACTCGCCCAGAAAACCGTGGAGCTCTACCAGAAAATGGCACGCCGCTGA
- a CDS encoding fructose-1,6-bisphosphatase yields the protein MPKKTTISLIKCDVGSLAGHHIVPQPLFRIAQKNLETAKNSGLINNFFVFNAGDDLELLMLHDKGERNHLIHELAWNTFKEAADKALALKLYGAGQDILKTAFSGNVCGMGPGVAEMEIEERGADPIVVFAADKTSAGSFNYPLFRIFADPMNTAGLVIDPSMLGGFKFDVVDTVENKVITLKCPEETYELLALIGTVGRYAISRVHRAEDNLVCASSSVSKLSLIAGKYVGKDDPVMVVRAQHGLPAVGEVLAPFMHTYFVMGWMRGSHWGPLMPVGLKDSKCTAFDGPPRIVALGLQVSDGKIVSDDDGNPMIADLFDDPAFALARHEAVKEGATLRRMGEFEPARLGPEEMEYTTIQQVLQKLDKRFLPTVETAE from the coding sequence GTGCCCAAAAAAACCACAATTTCTCTGATTAAATGTGATGTTGGCTCGCTTGCGGGTCACCACATTGTTCCTCAACCTCTTTTTAGAATAGCCCAAAAAAACCTTGAAACCGCAAAAAACAGCGGTCTTATAAACAACTTTTTTGTTTTCAACGCGGGCGACGACTTGGAACTGCTAATGCTGCACGACAAAGGTGAACGCAACCACCTGATTCATGAACTTGCCTGGAACACCTTCAAGGAAGCCGCCGACAAAGCCTTAGCCCTCAAACTCTACGGCGCCGGTCAAGACATCCTAAAAACCGCGTTTAGCGGCAACGTCTGCGGAATGGGGCCTGGTGTGGCAGAAATGGAAATTGAAGAACGCGGCGCAGACCCAATCGTGGTTTTCGCTGCGGACAAAACTAGTGCTGGGAGCTTTAATTATCCGCTTTTCCGCATATTCGCTGACCCGATGAATACGGCGGGGCTGGTTATTGACCCGAGTATGCTTGGCGGCTTCAAATTTGACGTGGTCGACACAGTGGAAAACAAGGTGATTACGCTTAAGTGCCCTGAAGAAACCTACGAACTCCTCGCCTTAATTGGCACCGTGGGCAGATACGCCATCAGCCGTGTGCACCGAGCCGAAGACAACTTAGTCTGCGCCTCCAGTAGCGTCAGCAAACTCTCGTTGATTGCAGGCAAATACGTTGGAAAAGACGACCCCGTCATGGTGGTTCGCGCGCAGCATGGGTTGCCTGCGGTGGGTGAGGTTTTGGCGCCTTTTATGCACACGTACTTTGTGATGGGTTGGATGCGGGGCAGCCACTGGGGACCTCTTATGCCTGTGGGGTTAAAAGACTCCAAATGCACAGCCTTTGATGGTCCACCCCGCATTGTCGCGTTGGGTCTGCAGGTTTCGGACGGCAAAATCGTCAGCGACGATGACGGAAACCCCATGATTGCGGACTTGTTTGATGACCCTGCATTTGCGTTGGCACGTCACGAAGCCGTCAAGGAGGGCGCAACATTGCGGCGTATGGGCGAGTTTGAGCCTGCCCGATTAGGTCCTGAAGAAATGGAGTACACCACCATCCAGCAGGTGCTGCAAAAACTTGACAAACGCTTCTTGCCCACAGTTGAAACAGCAGAATAA
- a CDS encoding restriction endonuclease, with protein sequence MTVFVTKADGSRQIFNKEKVVQTCLRMGASPQAAREVAEKVERRLYDGIPTRAVLKMILRFMRSQQPGVGHLYDLKRGLSLMSPRPEFELFVQVLLAHQGFQVEANQILKGRCVEHEVDALATKDGITYFVEAKHHFSYHALTGLDESRIARAVLEDVSENYTSGGLRVDRAMIITNTRYSTHAAQYGRCKNILQVGWSSPENFGLQKMIEDKKLYPLSCLKGLKSDMRSRLVNSGVVLIKQLLEQDSWALARRAGLQHEALKEVMLKAQLAANALGYP encoded by the coding sequence TTGACCGTTTTTGTCACAAAAGCAGACGGCTCTAGACAAATCTTTAACAAAGAAAAAGTTGTGCAGACCTGTTTAAGAATGGGTGCAAGCCCCCAAGCCGCCCGTGAGGTCGCTGAAAAAGTTGAAAGAAGACTCTACGACGGCATCCCAACACGGGCGGTCCTGAAGATGATTCTTAGGTTTATGCGCAGCCAGCAGCCTGGCGTAGGGCACCTTTATGACTTGAAACGGGGGTTAAGCTTGATGAGTCCCCGCCCAGAGTTTGAATTGTTTGTTCAGGTTTTGCTGGCGCATCAGGGGTTTCAAGTGGAGGCTAACCAGATTTTGAAGGGCAGATGCGTGGAGCACGAGGTTGACGCCCTCGCAACAAAAGACGGCATCACCTATTTTGTGGAGGCAAAACATCATTTCAGCTACCACGCCTTAACGGGGCTGGATGAAAGCCGCATCGCCCGAGCGGTGCTGGAAGACGTTTCCGAAAACTACACCTCCGGCGGATTGAGGGTTGACCGCGCCATGATAATCACTAACACTCGATACTCCACCCACGCGGCACAATACGGCAGGTGCAAGAACATTCTGCAAGTCGGCTGGAGCTCCCCCGAAAACTTTGGGCTCCAAAAAATGATTGAGGACAAAAAACTCTACCCGCTCAGTTGCCTTAAAGGCTTAAAAAGCGACATGCGAAGTCGCTTGGTGAACTCCGGTGTCGTGCTCATAAAGCAACTGCTTGAGCAGGATTCGTGGGCGCTTGCGAGGAGGGCGGGGCTGCAGCATGAGGCTTTGAAGGAGGTTATGTTAAAAGCCCAGTTGGCTGCTAACGCGCTTGGCTACCCATAA
- the cofD gene encoding 2-phospho-L-lactate transferase produces MFAALAGGVGAAKLLAGIAKVIDPKELTVIGNTGDDIELHGLHISPDLDIAAYTLAGIVNENYGWGIREDTFECLDALKVFSGREWFNLGDRDLATHIFRTHLLRQGYSLTEVTKKVCAALGVQTKILPMTDDRFETRIATKAGTVHFEEYLVKQGAKEEVLGVEFFGVENAKPALGVVEAIEEAQRVVICPSNPVVSIGPILSVKGIREALKRTAAVVVGVSPIIGGKPVKGPADKLLRGLGFEVSAFAVAELYADFLDVFVIDWVDAAERERIEELGLKVVVTDTLMRNVDDKVRLAKTVLDVEV; encoded by the coding sequence ATGTTTGCAGCTTTGGCGGGTGGCGTGGGAGCGGCGAAACTGCTCGCGGGCATAGCCAAAGTGATTGACCCCAAAGAGTTGACCGTTATCGGAAATACTGGCGACGACATTGAACTTCACGGGTTACACATATCGCCAGACTTAGATATCGCTGCCTACACGTTGGCGGGCATCGTGAATGAAAACTACGGGTGGGGAATTCGCGAAGACACGTTCGAGTGCCTTGACGCGTTGAAGGTTTTTTCAGGGAGGGAGTGGTTTAATCTGGGCGACCGGGACCTTGCGACGCATATTTTCCGAACGCACCTTCTTCGGCAAGGGTACTCATTAACTGAAGTTACAAAGAAGGTTTGTGCGGCGTTGGGTGTGCAAACCAAGATTTTGCCCATGACTGACGACAGGTTTGAAACGCGGATTGCGACCAAGGCGGGTACGGTGCATTTTGAGGAGTACCTAGTTAAGCAGGGTGCTAAAGAGGAAGTGTTGGGGGTAGAGTTTTTTGGGGTTGAAAATGCAAAGCCCGCTTTAGGCGTTGTTGAGGCAATTGAGGAGGCGCAGCGTGTGGTTATTTGTCCTAGCAATCCTGTGGTTAGCATTGGACCTATTTTGTCGGTTAAGGGTATACGGGAAGCGCTCAAACGGACAGCTGCCGTTGTGGTGGGGGTTAGTCCGATAATTGGGGGAAAACCCGTTAAGGGTCCGGCAGATAAGTTGTTGCGTGGGTTGGGGTTTGAGGTGTCGGCGTTTGCTGTAGCCGAGCTTTACGCGGATTTTCTTGATGTGTTTGTTATTGATTGGGTTGATGCTGCGGAGCGGGAACGGATTGAGGAGCTTGGTTTGAAGGTGGTTGTTACGGACACTTTGATGAGAAATGTTGATGATAAGGTGCGGTTAGCCAAAACGGTTTTGGATGTTGAGGTATAG
- a CDS encoding 30S ribosomal protein S3ae translates to MSSKTKSSKHIRDKWRSKSWFMIVAPPYFGNIELGSVPARDEQSLIGRVAEATLYDITGDFSHQYLKMFFQVNAIEGKTARTVFKGHEYSRDYLRSLVRRRTTKVDGLFNLTTKEGYKLRVAVSALTLSRIKTSQEQTIRQIMREIIKEKAAALTLDQFVQEMVLGKIASDIYNEAKLVAPLRHVGIRKSKLVGQPAGLPQAEAVAEPAEESEEVEEAEA, encoded by the coding sequence TTGTCTTCGAAAACGAAAAGTAGCAAACATATTCGCGACAAATGGCGAAGCAAATCGTGGTTCATGATCGTTGCGCCACCGTACTTTGGAAACATAGAGTTAGGTTCAGTGCCGGCTCGTGATGAGCAAAGCCTTATCGGCAGAGTTGCAGAAGCGACCCTCTACGACATCACAGGGGACTTTTCGCATCAATACTTGAAGATGTTCTTCCAAGTTAACGCCATAGAAGGCAAAACTGCACGCACCGTCTTTAAGGGGCATGAGTACAGTCGAGATTACCTGAGAAGTCTGGTGCGCAGAAGAACCACCAAAGTGGATGGTCTTTTCAACTTAACAACCAAAGAAGGCTACAAACTTCGGGTAGCTGTTTCTGCGTTGACGCTTTCCCGAATTAAAACTTCACAGGAGCAGACTATCCGCCAAATCATGAGAGAAATCATCAAAGAAAAAGCAGCAGCCCTCACATTGGACCAGTTTGTGCAGGAGATGGTTTTGGGTAAAATCGCTTCTGACATCTACAACGAAGCCAAACTGGTGGCGCCCCTAAGACATGTGGGTATTCGTAAATCAAAACTGGTTGGTCAACCAGCGGGGTTGCCCCAAGCAGAAGCTGTTGCGGAACCTGCTGAGGAATCTGAAGAAGTAGAAGAAGCTGAAGCGTAA
- a CDS encoding ABC transporter permease has protein sequence MKLQRVLALTKKEMKKTVREPAFLFMIFLFPIVFVFAFGASFGGGFGGSQSVTYQVGVVNLDLSSNSQWPQVFTDNLTNISILKVNSYVDNQTAQADLAQGKIQAVILIPDSFTQSITAFNASPDDANKWVNTTVPLYLDKGSMVITQAVPPIIQQVLASMLNQNQQMPQSPIQLQTASLVEVKQTSAFDFMAPGMFTFASVFLIMIVAQSFTADRENGMMKRLRITPTTPTEFMTSQVVSYLLIALIQAVLLFAVVYVMGFRPNVDAAVYLFAFAFVLIFSLSNIGFGLITATLSKSSGAATGLSFLFLLPQMFLGTFVGASLSGAAQEAGKFVPSYYVTDALTSLFLRGAALTSPTVLLDFAAVSVSCVGILAVGIFLYAKYFKI, from the coding sequence ATGAAACTGCAACGGGTTTTAGCGTTAACTAAAAAAGAAATGAAGAAAACCGTCCGTGAACCCGCCTTCCTCTTCATGATTTTCCTGTTTCCCATCGTGTTTGTTTTTGCGTTTGGCGCCTCGTTTGGCGGCGGATTCGGCGGCTCGCAGTCAGTGACTTATCAAGTTGGCGTCGTCAACCTTGATTTAAGCAGTAATTCACAGTGGCCTCAAGTCTTCACGGATAACTTAACCAACATTTCAATACTTAAAGTGAACAGCTACGTGGACAACCAGACGGCACAGGCAGATTTGGCGCAAGGAAAAATCCAAGCCGTAATATTGATTCCCGACAGCTTCACCCAAAGCATAACAGCCTTCAACGCTTCTCCTGACGACGCTAACAAATGGGTTAACACCACGGTGCCCTTGTACCTCGACAAGGGCTCTATGGTCATAACCCAAGCTGTTCCCCCCATCATACAGCAAGTACTCGCCTCAATGCTAAATCAAAACCAGCAGATGCCACAGAGCCCAATCCAGCTGCAAACCGCCTCGTTGGTGGAAGTTAAGCAGACATCAGCATTTGACTTCATGGCGCCAGGCATGTTCACGTTTGCTTCAGTGTTCCTCATCATGATAGTTGCCCAATCTTTCACCGCTGACCGAGAAAATGGCATGATGAAACGCCTCCGCATAACCCCCACAACACCCACGGAGTTCATGACAAGCCAAGTCGTCAGCTACTTGCTTATCGCGCTGATTCAAGCAGTCCTGCTGTTCGCGGTTGTTTACGTTATGGGCTTTAGACCAAACGTTGACGCCGCAGTGTACCTATTTGCCTTCGCATTCGTCTTAATCTTTAGCCTATCCAACATTGGCTTTGGTTTAATCACCGCCACCCTCTCAAAGTCTTCAGGCGCAGCTACTGGTCTTAGCTTCCTGTTCCTGCTTCCGCAGATGTTCCTTGGCACCTTCGTTGGCGCCTCGCTTTCTGGAGCGGCTCAAGAAGCAGGAAAATTCGTACCCAGCTACTACGTCACCGACGCCTTAACCTCGCTGTTCCTCCGAGGAGCCGCACTCACCAGCCCGACCGTGCTGCTTGACTTCGCTGCCGTCTCCGTCTCGTGCGTTGGCATCTTAGCAGTGGGCATCTTTCTGTACGCCAAGTACTTCAAAATCTAA